From one Henriciella marina DSM 19595 genomic stretch:
- the mnmE gene encoding tRNA uridine-5-carboxymethylaminomethyl(34) synthesis GTPase MnmE — translation MASAHDTICALASGPRPSAIAIVRVSGPAVRDICDAMFEAGLPAPRRMVFGRFFDNSRDIIDEGLGVFMPGPNSYTGEDTAELYLHGGGAVIEHALDTICSFSNTRLAEPGEFTRRAFENGRLDLVEAEGVADLIDAETRAQKSLALDQLGGSLSEVYEGWRTGLLESMALLEASIDFPDEEDAPDEAASPVSRTLSRLASELEAALNDDEVGERIRDGFRIAIIGPPNAGKSSILNRLARKDAAIVSDIPGTTRDVVEVRLKIGGQIVWVADTAGLREADDAIEAEGVRRALERAKSADIRIHVRSADTSEAFDVAAENDILVLNKLDQQTVGPGRDGVLRISATTGAGLSALEDALRDRIMQLAGKNGSPLITRRRHREALSQAMFHVKQADANLRAGFGAELVSEDVRMASQGLSGLLGRIDVEDILGEVFSTFCIGK, via the coding sequence ATGGCAAGCGCGCATGACACGATCTGCGCGCTGGCTTCGGGCCCGCGCCCGTCGGCAATTGCGATTGTCCGGGTCAGCGGTCCAGCCGTTCGTGATATCTGCGACGCAATGTTCGAGGCGGGGCTCCCTGCCCCGCGGCGCATGGTTTTCGGCCGCTTCTTTGATAATTCACGCGACATAATCGATGAGGGTCTCGGCGTTTTCATGCCGGGACCGAATTCCTATACGGGCGAGGATACTGCTGAGCTCTATCTGCATGGTGGCGGCGCGGTGATTGAGCACGCACTGGACACGATCTGCAGCTTCAGCAATACACGCCTCGCTGAGCCAGGAGAGTTCACGCGCCGCGCTTTCGAAAATGGCCGGCTCGACCTCGTTGAGGCAGAGGGCGTTGCCGATCTCATTGATGCCGAGACCCGCGCCCAGAAATCCCTCGCGCTCGACCAACTCGGTGGGAGTCTGTCCGAGGTCTATGAAGGCTGGCGGACCGGTCTTCTGGAATCGATGGCGCTACTGGAGGCCAGCATTGATTTTCCCGATGAGGAAGATGCGCCTGATGAGGCGGCCTCGCCGGTTTCAAGAACCCTGTCGCGTCTTGCGTCTGAGCTGGAAGCCGCCCTCAATGATGACGAGGTTGGCGAACGGATCCGGGATGGGTTTCGCATCGCCATCATCGGCCCACCGAACGCTGGAAAATCATCTATTCTCAATAGGTTAGCGCGCAAGGACGCCGCTATCGTCTCCGATATTCCAGGCACAACCCGCGATGTCGTGGAAGTCCGGCTGAAGATTGGCGGCCAGATCGTCTGGGTGGCGGACACGGCGGGTCTGAGAGAAGCCGATGATGCCATAGAGGCCGAAGGTGTCAGGCGCGCACTGGAGCGGGCGAAGTCAGCCGACATCCGTATCCATGTCCGCTCAGCCGACACGTCAGAGGCTTTCGACGTCGCTGCCGAGAATGATATCCTCGTTCTCAATAAGCTTGATCAACAGACTGTTGGTCCCGGAAGGGATGGCGTTCTGAGAATCTCCGCTACGACGGGTGCTGGTCTTTCCGCTCTCGAAGATGCGCTGCGGGATCGGATCATGCAATTGGCTGGAAAGAATGGGTCGCCGCTGATCACACGGCGGCGGCATAGAGAGGCGCTCAGCCAGGCCATGTTTCACGTGAAACAGGCAGACGCCAATCTCCGCGCGGGATTTGGCGCAGAGCTCGTGTCTGAAGATGTTCGCATGGCGTCCCAGGGCCTGTCGGGACTACTGGGCCGGATCGATGTTGAGGACATTCTGGGCGAGGTCTTCTCCACCTT
- the rho gene encoding transcription termination factor Rho, which translates to MSDLQTPPDSPAADDSETPSHVYLRDLKAKSPTELLAYAESLEVENASSLRTQDMLFAILRELAERDITIIGRGVLEVLIDGFGFLRSPESNYLAGPDDIYVSPKVIRQAGLKTGDTIEGPIKEPGDSERYFALMSVNSINFEDPERARQKVHFDNLVPLYPEERLHMESQDPTKKDRSGRVIDIVSPIGKGQRALIVAPPRTGKTVLLQNIAASIEENHPNCYLIVLLIDERPEEVTDMKRSVKGEVISSTFDEPATRHVAVAEMVIEKAKRLAEHGRDVVILLDSITRLGRAYNTTVPSSGKVLTGGVDANALQRPKRFFGAARNIENGGSLTIIATALIDTGSRMDEVIFEEFKGTGNSEIVLDRKIADKRVFPAIDIMKSGTRKEELITPKEQLQKIYILRRILNPMGTSDAVDFLLDKLRQTKTNDEFFEAMKN; encoded by the coding sequence ATGTCTGATCTCCAAACGCCCCCCGACTCCCCTGCAGCTGACGATAGCGAGACGCCGAGCCACGTTTATCTGCGTGACCTGAAGGCCAAGAGCCCGACCGAGCTGCTCGCCTATGCAGAGAGCCTCGAGGTCGAAAACGCCTCATCGCTCCGTACCCAGGACATGCTGTTCGCCATCCTGCGGGAACTGGCTGAACGCGATATCACGATCATTGGCCGCGGTGTTCTTGAAGTTCTGATCGACGGGTTTGGCTTCCTGCGGTCGCCAGAGTCGAACTATCTCGCCGGACCCGACGACATTTATGTCAGCCCGAAAGTTATCCGGCAGGCCGGCCTGAAAACCGGTGACACGATCGAAGGACCGATCAAGGAACCTGGCGATAGTGAGCGTTACTTTGCGCTGATGAGCGTAAACTCGATCAATTTCGAGGACCCGGAACGCGCGCGCCAGAAAGTCCACTTTGACAACCTTGTGCCGCTCTATCCTGAAGAGCGCCTGCACATGGAGAGCCAGGATCCGACGAAAAAGGATCGCTCTGGCCGCGTCATCGACATTGTTTCGCCGATTGGTAAAGGCCAGCGGGCCCTGATCGTTGCGCCGCCGCGTACCGGTAAGACGGTTCTGCTGCAGAATATTGCCGCCTCGATCGAGGAAAACCACCCCAATTGCTATCTGATCGTTCTTCTTATCGATGAGCGGCCGGAAGAAGTTACCGACATGAAGCGCTCAGTGAAGGGCGAGGTTATTTCCTCGACTTTCGATGAGCCGGCGACGCGCCACGTTGCCGTTGCTGAAATGGTGATCGAGAAAGCCAAGCGCCTGGCCGAACATGGGCGCGATGTCGTTATCCTGCTCGATTCCATCACCCGGCTTGGCCGCGCCTACAACACGACCGTTCCAAGCTCCGGCAAGGTGCTGACCGGCGGTGTGGATGCCAACGCGCTCCAGCGCCCGAAACGTTTCTTCGGCGCCGCCCGGAATATCGAGAATGGCGGATCGCTGACTATTATCGCAACCGCGCTGATCGATACCGGTTCGCGGATGGACGAGGTTATCTTCGAAGAATTCAAGGGCACGGGTAACTCCGAAATCGTGCTTGATCGCAAGATTGCGGACAAGCGCGTTTTCCCTGCTATCGACATCATGAAGTCCGGTACGCGGAAAGAAGAGCTCATCACGCCGAAAGAACAGCTTCAGAAGATCTACATCCTGCGCCGTATCCTCAATCCGATGGGCACGTCGGATGCTGTGGACTTCCTGCTCGATAAGCTGCGTCAGACGAAGACGAATGACGAGTTCTTCGAGGCCATGAAGAACTAG
- a CDS encoding CopD family protein, producing the protein MLYLWVKAFHLVFVIAWMAGLLILPRYKLHQLNSAPGEPLFETMKLASGKLRKIILTPGIILVWVLGITLLVLNPGLMSSGWLHAKLLLVLVLSGLHGYFVALGKKIDRGEAVSAKRLKLLNELPFVLMIVIVILVIVKPF; encoded by the coding sequence ATGCTCTATCTCTGGGTCAAAGCGTTTCATCTTGTCTTCGTCATCGCCTGGATGGCGGGTCTGCTTATCCTGCCGCGCTACAAGCTCCATCAGCTCAATTCGGCGCCCGGAGAGCCGCTTTTCGAGACGATGAAGTTGGCGTCGGGAAAGCTTCGCAAGATTATCCTGACGCCGGGCATTATTCTGGTCTGGGTGTTGGGGATCACGCTTCTCGTGCTCAATCCGGGCCTTATGAGTTCAGGCTGGCTGCATGCGAAGCTTCTGCTCGTCCTGGTGCTGTCCGGGCTGCACGGCTATTTCGTTGCGCTCGGCAAAAAGATCGATCGCGGCGAGGCTGTTTCTGCCAAACGGCTGAAGCTTCTGAATGAGCTGCCTTTCGTACTGATGATCGTCATCGTGATCCTGGTGATCGTGAAGCCGTTCTGA
- the hemE gene encoding uroporphyrinogen decarboxylase, with translation MADVPLKPLLNVLNGERQDPVPIWMMRQAGRHLPEYMELRGRAKNFLDFCYTPSLAVEATLQPVERYGMDGAILFADILLILDALGRGVRFEKGIGPIVEPVETGGRLNEVPVQTVVERLSPVYETVSRVKARLPKETTLIGFAGAPWTVALYAIEGRGKTDKSTARLWAHQHPAELDLLLDDLVEATAHYMAAQAAAGADALMMFDSWAEGLPNDIFEKIIIGPNRKLVKRLRELGVAVPLIGFPRGAGVQLPEFAEQTGVNAVGLDTAALPSFVNRELPPTMPVQGHLDPLLLMTGGDAMVRRINELLDAYRGRPHIFNLGHGVLPTTPIPHVELAVKTVREWKAR, from the coding sequence ATGGCCGATGTCCCGCTTAAACCACTTCTGAATGTGCTTAATGGCGAGCGCCAGGACCCTGTTCCCATCTGGATGATGAGACAGGCAGGACGGCATCTGCCAGAGTATATGGAGCTCAGAGGACGCGCGAAGAACTTCCTCGATTTCTGCTACACGCCTTCGCTGGCTGTCGAAGCAACCCTGCAGCCGGTCGAGCGATACGGCATGGATGGCGCCATCCTCTTTGCCGACATCCTTCTCATTCTCGATGCCCTCGGAAGAGGTGTGCGGTTCGAGAAAGGGATCGGTCCGATCGTCGAGCCTGTCGAAACCGGCGGACGGCTGAATGAAGTCCCGGTCCAGACCGTCGTTGAGCGGCTTTCGCCGGTGTATGAGACGGTCTCACGGGTGAAGGCGCGCCTGCCAAAGGAAACAACGCTGATCGGGTTTGCCGGGGCGCCCTGGACCGTGGCGCTCTATGCCATTGAAGGACGTGGCAAGACCGACAAGTCCACAGCGCGTCTCTGGGCGCATCAGCATCCGGCTGAACTGGATCTGCTTCTGGATGATCTGGTCGAGGCGACCGCGCACTATATGGCCGCGCAAGCTGCGGCAGGCGCTGACGCCCTCATGATGTTCGACTCATGGGCAGAAGGCCTGCCCAATGATATTTTCGAGAAGATCATCATCGGCCCGAACCGCAAGCTTGTGAAACGCCTGCGGGAGCTTGGCGTGGCCGTGCCCCTGATCGGATTTCCACGCGGCGCTGGTGTCCAGCTGCCAGAGTTTGCAGAGCAGACTGGGGTTAATGCCGTCGGGCTGGATACGGCGGCCCTTCCTAGCTTTGTGAACCGGGAACTGCCACCGACCATGCCGGTTCAGGGCCATCTTGATCCGCTCCTTCTGATGACGGGCGGGGACGCGATGGTCCGCCGGATCAATGAGCTGCTCGACGCCTATCGCGGACGCCCGCATATCTTTAACCTTGGCCACGGCGTCCTGCCGACCACGCCGATCCCGCACGTTGAACTGGCGGTGAAGACGGTGCGTGAGTGGAAAGCCAGATAA
- a CDS encoding pyruvate, water dikinase regulatory protein, with the protein MRPSIYFNVHLVSDSTGETLNAVMRAAAAQFENVTPLEHNYYLVRSDRQLDRVMRDIEAAPGVVWFTISDEALRLKLETFCRSRHIPTLAVLDPSIHMLSRHLGVTPSDRVAGQHALNAEYFERIEAITFALAHDDGQNLQGLLNADVILLGVSRTSKTPTCVYLANRGVKAGNIPLVPGMPMPSVLNEIDPETGPMVIGLKIGVERLVQIRSHRLMALNENSVTDYTDEEAVRAEVTEASRLFQRRKWPIIDVSRRSVEETAAAILNKLNQRHDQQ; encoded by the coding sequence ATGCGCCCCAGTATATATTTCAATGTCCATCTCGTCTCTGATTCCACGGGCGAGACATTGAATGCCGTGATGCGAGCCGCCGCTGCGCAGTTCGAAAACGTCACCCCACTTGAGCACAATTATTACCTCGTGCGGTCAGATCGCCAGCTCGACCGCGTGATGCGTGATATCGAGGCAGCGCCGGGCGTTGTCTGGTTCACCATATCGGATGAAGCCCTTCGCCTGAAGCTCGAAACCTTCTGCCGCTCGCGCCATATCCCGACGCTTGCCGTGCTTGATCCGTCCATCCACATGCTCAGCCGGCACCTTGGTGTAACCCCAAGCGACCGTGTCGCTGGACAACATGCCCTGAATGCCGAGTATTTTGAGCGCATCGAAGCGATCACCTTTGCGCTGGCGCATGATGACGGACAGAACCTCCAGGGTCTCCTGAACGCCGATGTCATCCTGCTTGGCGTCAGCCGCACATCGAAAACCCCGACCTGTGTGTATCTCGCCAACCGGGGCGTGAAGGCGGGCAATATTCCGCTCGTACCGGGCATGCCGATGCCGTCTGTGCTTAACGAGATCGATCCAGAGACCGGCCCGATGGTGATCGGCCTCAAGATCGGTGTGGAGCGCCTGGTCCAGATCCGCAGCCACAGGCTGATGGCGCTCAATGAGAACTCGGTGACCGACTATACCGATGAAGAGGCGGTGCGCGCCGAGGTGACCGAAGCCAGCCGTCTTTTCCAGCGCCGCAAATGGCCGATCATCGACGTCTCGCGCCGCAGTGTGGAAGAAACGGCCGCCGCGATCCTCAACAAGCTCAATCAGAGGCACGACCAGCAATGA